The Benincasa hispida cultivar B227 chromosome 11, ASM972705v1, whole genome shotgun sequence genome has a segment encoding these proteins:
- the LOC120090281 gene encoding cytochrome P450 94C1-like, whose protein sequence is MEISFLLHPIFLLFFFLLLLSIILFLLKPKFLCSCQICQAYLDSSWSKDFCNLCDWYSHLLRQSPTKTIHIHVLRNTITANPDNVEYILKTKFENYPKGKIFSSILGDFLGRGIFNVDGDLWRFQKKMAILELGQQSIRSYCFEIVSHEIHSRLLPLLSSVADGGGGGVLDLQDVFRRFAFDSICKFSFGLDPTCLELSLPMSEFAVAFDLASKLSAERAMAVPPLIWKIKRMLNLGSERELKKAIKLINMLAREVIRQKRKLGFSTHRDLLSQFMRTVSDETFLRDIVVSFLLAGRDTIASALTSFFWVLSTHPIVESAIQLEADRIIGPNLDPKSFDQIQNLHYLQAAIFESMRLYPPIPFDSKFCQNDDILPDGTFVRHGTRVTYHPYAMGRIEQIWGSNCLEFNPERWLKDDIFYPKNPFKYPIFQGGFRFCLGKEMALIELKIVILSLIRRFQIQPMTPCVAPRFSPGLTSTFYGGFHVSIGKKKKFS, encoded by the exons ATGGAaatctcctttcttcttcacccaatttttctccttttctttttccttctgtTGCTCTCTATAATCCTCTTCCTCTTGAAGCCAAAATTTCTCTGCAGTTGTCAAATTTGCCAAGCTTATTTGGACTCATCTTGGTCCAAAGATTTCTGTAACCTCTGTGATTGGTATTCCCATCTTCTCCGGCAGTCTCCGACGAAGACCATTCACATCCACGTTTTAAGGAACACGATTACGGCGAATCCCGACAACGTGGAATACAttctcaaaacaaaatttgaaaattaccCAAAAGGGAAAATCTTCTCCTCGATTCTTGGCGATTTTTTGGGCCGTGGGATTTTCAATGTCGATGGGGATTTGTGGCGTTTTCAGAAGAAAATGGCGATTCTCGAGCTTGGTCAACAGTCGATTAGATCCTACTGTTTTGAAATTGTTTCTCACGAGATTCATTCCCGGCTTCTGCCGCTTCTTTCGTCGGTTGCCgacggcggcggcggcggagTTTTGGATTTGCAGGATGTGTTTAGAAGATTTGCTTTTGATAGTATTTGTAAGTTTTCGTTTGGGTTGGATCCAACGTGCTTGGAGCTGTCTCTTCCGATGTCGGAATTTGCCGTCGCTTTCGATCTTGCTTCTAAGCTTTCTGCTGAAAGAGCCATGGCGGTCCCGCCGTTGATCTGGAAAATCAAGCGAATGCTCAACTTAG GGAGTGAGAGGGAATTGAAGAAAGCAATAAAGTTGATAAATATGTTGGCTCGTGAAGTAATTcgacaaaaaagaaaattgggaTTCTCGACTCATAGGGACCTCCTCTCTCAATTCATGCGAACTGTATCTGACGAAACTTTCTTACGAGACATTGTTGTCAGTTTTCTTTTAGCTGGTCGTGATACTATTGCCTCTGCACTTACTAGCTTCTTTTGGGTTCTTTCCACGCATCCTATCGTAGAGTCTGCTATCCAACTTGAGGCTGACAGAATCATCGGCCCCAACTTGGACCCTAAATCCTTCGACCAAATACAAAACCTCCATTACTTACAAGCTGCTATCTTCGAGTCGATGAGGCTCTATCCTCCCATTCCGTTTGACTCTAAGTTTTGCCAAAATGACGATATTTTACCTGATGGGACTTTCGTCCGGCATGGTACTCGGGTTACTTACCATCCCTATGCTATGGGTCGAATCGAGCAAATTTGGGGTTCGAACTGCCTTGAGTTCAATCCAGAACGGTGGCTGAAAGATGATATATTTTATCCTAAAAACCCATTCAAGTACCCAATTTTTCAAGGTGGTTTTCGGTTTTGTTTAGGCAAAGAAATGGCTCTTATTGAGTTGAAAATTGTAATACTTTCCCTTATTCGTCGTTTTCAAATCCAACCCATGACACCATGTGTGGCACCACGATTCTCTCCTGGCCTCACTTCAACCTTTTATGGTGGATTCCACGTTTCTATTGGTAAGAAGAAGAAATTCAGCTGA